The following coding sequences lie in one Isoptericola variabilis 225 genomic window:
- the aceA gene encoding isocitrate lyase produces MTTTLEPQTSPATSGRTSPGTRPGDQTQTAAELAAQWASDPRWAGVRRDYTAEDVVALRGSVREEHTLARRGAERLWELLHTREYVRALGALTGNQAVQQVKAGLEAIYLSGWQVAADANLAGQTYPDQSLYPANSVPQVVRRINNALLRADQIELAESGAPTREWLAPIVADAEAGFGGPLNAYELMSAMIAAGAAGVHWEDQLASEKKCGHLGGKVLVPTQQHVRTLSAARLAADVAGVPSVVIARTDALAADLLTSDVDPRDAEFLTGERTPEGFYRVRNGIEPVISRGLAYAEVADLLWVETGTPDLDLARRFAEAVHERFPDKLLAYNCSPSFNWKKHLSDAEIASFQRELAAMGYKFQFITLAGFHSLSHSMFELARGYAERAMSAYVELQEAELASEADGYTATRHQREVGTGYFDRVATALNPDASTLALAGSTETAQF; encoded by the coding sequence ATGACCACGACCCTCGAGCCCCAGACCTCCCCCGCCACCTCCGGCAGGACCTCCCCCGGGACGCGCCCCGGGGACCAGACGCAGACGGCCGCCGAGCTCGCGGCGCAGTGGGCGTCCGACCCCCGCTGGGCCGGCGTGCGCCGCGACTACACGGCCGAGGACGTCGTCGCGCTCCGGGGGTCGGTCCGCGAGGAGCACACCCTCGCCCGCCGCGGCGCCGAGCGCCTGTGGGAGCTCCTGCACACCCGCGAGTACGTCCGCGCCCTCGGCGCCCTGACGGGCAACCAGGCCGTGCAGCAGGTCAAGGCCGGCCTCGAGGCGATCTACCTGTCCGGCTGGCAGGTGGCCGCCGACGCCAACCTCGCGGGCCAGACCTACCCCGACCAGTCGCTCTACCCGGCGAACTCCGTGCCGCAGGTCGTGCGCCGCATCAACAACGCGCTGCTGCGCGCCGACCAGATCGAGCTCGCCGAGTCCGGCGCTCCGACCCGTGAGTGGCTCGCCCCGATCGTGGCCGACGCCGAGGCCGGCTTCGGCGGTCCGCTCAACGCCTACGAGCTCATGAGCGCGATGATCGCCGCGGGCGCCGCGGGCGTGCACTGGGAGGACCAGCTCGCCTCGGAGAAGAAGTGCGGCCACCTCGGCGGCAAGGTGCTCGTGCCGACGCAGCAGCACGTGCGCACGCTGAGCGCCGCACGCCTCGCGGCCGACGTCGCGGGCGTGCCGAGCGTGGTCATCGCCCGCACCGACGCGCTCGCCGCCGACCTGCTGACGTCCGACGTCGACCCGCGGGACGCCGAGTTCCTCACCGGCGAGCGCACGCCCGAGGGCTTCTACCGCGTCCGCAACGGCATCGAGCCCGTGATCTCCCGCGGCCTCGCCTACGCCGAGGTGGCCGACCTGCTCTGGGTCGAGACCGGCACGCCCGACCTCGACCTCGCGCGCCGCTTCGCCGAGGCGGTCCACGAGCGCTTCCCGGACAAGCTGCTCGCGTACAACTGCTCGCCCTCGTTCAACTGGAAGAAGCACCTGTCCGACGCCGAGATCGCCTCGTTCCAGCGCGAGCTCGCGGCCATGGGCTACAAGTTCCAGTTCATCACCCTCGCCGGGTTCCACTCCCTGTCGCACTCGATGTTCGAGCTCGCGCGGGGCTACGCCGAGCGCGCCATGAGCGCCTACGTCGAGCTGCAGGAGGCCGAGCTCGCCTCCGAGGCCGACGGCTACACCGCCACCCGCCACCAGCGGGAGGTCGGCACGGGCTACTTCGACCGGGTCGCGACGGCGCTCAACCCCGACGCCTCGACCCTCGCCCTCGCCGGCTCCACCGAGACCGCCCAGTTCTGA
- the aceB gene encoding malate synthase A: protein MTTLTAPPIFSAPSGTTSDPASRTTGSRRPHGAEGSIDVTGPLGPRYDEILTPEALEFLTLLHDLFADERCGLLLERQRRTREIADGADPDFTPSTRPVRDDPSWRVAGSVGAPGLEDRRVEITGPTDPKMTINALNSGARCWLADAEDAQSPTWRNVIEGQLALHDAIRGTLEFTNEAGKHYALRTSDLTQLPTIIFRPRGWHLFESHLAYTGPDGSTQPASGSLVDFGLYLFHNARELIARGRGPYFYLPKLEGYREARLWNQVFEVSEDALGIPRGTIRATVLIETLPAAFEMEEILYELREHCAGLNAGRWDYLFSVIKCFRTRGDSYVLPDRGQVTMTAPFMRAYTELLVATCHKRGAHAIGGMSAFIPDRRDPEVTRRAIEQVRADKTREANDGFDGTWVAHPDLIEVAREAFDAVLGERPNQVDRLRDDVTVGQAELLDVASARRAGATVTEAGLRTNVSVGVRYIESWLRGVGAAAIDHLMEDAATAEISRSQVWQWVHAGTTTDDGRPITRRRCEAVLREVMGGLERFRGDRFDDAAAIFREVALGEEFPPFLTTGAYARYFRQ from the coding sequence ATGACCACGCTCACCGCACCCCCCATCTTCTCCGCACCGTCGGGCACGACGTCGGACCCGGCGTCGCGCACGACCGGCAGCCGGCGCCCGCACGGCGCCGAGGGCTCGATCGACGTCACCGGCCCCCTGGGCCCGCGGTACGACGAGATCCTCACGCCGGAGGCGCTCGAGTTCCTGACCCTGCTGCACGACCTCTTCGCCGACGAGCGGTGCGGGCTCCTGCTCGAGCGGCAGCGCCGCACGCGCGAGATCGCCGACGGCGCCGACCCCGACTTCACCCCGTCGACCCGGCCGGTCCGGGACGACCCGTCGTGGCGCGTCGCCGGCAGCGTCGGGGCGCCCGGCCTGGAGGACCGTCGCGTCGAGATCACGGGCCCGACCGACCCCAAGATGACGATCAACGCGCTCAACTCGGGCGCCCGGTGCTGGCTCGCCGACGCCGAGGACGCCCAGTCCCCCACCTGGCGCAACGTGATCGAGGGCCAGCTCGCGCTGCACGACGCGATCCGCGGCACGCTCGAGTTCACGAACGAGGCGGGCAAGCACTACGCGCTGCGCACGAGCGACCTCACGCAGCTGCCGACGATCATCTTCCGGCCGCGCGGCTGGCACCTGTTCGAGTCGCACCTGGCCTACACGGGCCCGGACGGCTCGACGCAGCCTGCGTCGGGCTCGCTCGTGGACTTCGGCCTCTACCTGTTCCACAACGCGCGCGAGCTGATCGCCCGCGGGCGCGGGCCGTACTTCTACCTGCCCAAGCTCGAGGGCTACCGCGAGGCGCGGCTGTGGAACCAGGTGTTCGAGGTCTCCGAGGACGCCCTCGGCATCCCGCGCGGCACGATCCGCGCCACCGTGCTCATCGAGACGCTGCCCGCGGCGTTCGAGATGGAGGAGATCCTCTACGAGCTGCGCGAGCACTGCGCGGGCCTCAACGCCGGGCGCTGGGACTACCTCTTCTCGGTCATCAAGTGCTTCCGCACCCGCGGCGACTCGTACGTGCTGCCCGACCGCGGCCAGGTCACCATGACGGCCCCGTTCATGCGCGCGTACACCGAGCTGCTCGTCGCCACGTGCCACAAGCGCGGGGCGCACGCGATCGGCGGCATGAGCGCGTTCATCCCGGACCGCCGCGACCCGGAGGTCACGCGGCGCGCGATCGAGCAGGTGCGCGCCGACAAGACGCGGGAGGCGAACGACGGCTTCGACGGCACGTGGGTCGCGCACCCCGACCTCATCGAGGTCGCGCGCGAGGCCTTCGACGCCGTGCTCGGCGAGCGCCCGAACCAGGTGGACCGCCTGCGCGACGACGTCACGGTCGGCCAGGCGGAGCTGCTCGACGTCGCGTCGGCCCGGCGCGCGGGCGCGACCGTGACCGAGGCGGGGCTGCGCACGAACGTCTCGGTGGGCGTCCGCTACATCGAGTCGTGGCTGCGCGGCGTCGGCGCCGCAGCGATCGACCACCTCATGGAGGACGCCGCGACGGCCGAGATCTCGCGGTCGCAGGTCTGGCAGTGGGTGCACGCCGGCACGACGACGGACGACGGCCGGCCGATCACGCGGCGGCGCTGCGAGGCGGTGCTGCGCGAGGTCATGGGCGGCCTCGAGCGGTTCCGCGGCGACCGGTTCGACGACGCCGCGGCGATCTTCCGGGAGGTCGCGCTCGGCGAGGAGTTCCCGCCGTTCCTCACGACGGGCGCGTACGCGCGGTACTTCCGGCAGTGA
- a CDS encoding type I restriction endonuclease subunit R yields MHPSEAQWEQLALDHLAEPLGWAPLAGKQIAPGATSDVGHPGYAALGEQPQRESWSELAIPSRLRSALRRLNPDVPREYLDQALTEILTPSSQDAITENKRIHDFLARGYRITFTEDGREQTPTVRLVSSLEHENEWLVANQVTVVDGDVERRFDLVLYLNGMPVAIVELKNAGSAHADVAAAHAQLTTYVRELPMAFRFCVLTVISDGVIAKYGTPFTPLNHYAPWNVDDEGRVVGPDGRPEGERHLHLVDEDGLAGEVEPLTPLEVTLNGLFNPERFGQLLRGFVAFDADEDGLHKRIAKPHQYFAVTKAVGATVNAVEGDGRAGVVWHTQGSGKSMEMELYAAAIARHPKLLNPTIVVITDRTDLDDQLYETFRRSQLLTEEPKQVMRRAELRDELANRTTGGIYFTTLQKFGLTAEEKRAGRKHPVLSERRNVVLIVDEAHRSHYDNLDGYAWHLKNALPNATLIAFTGTPVKGERDTEAVFGDVIDVYDLTRAVADGATVPVYFESRLVKVGFPDDVDPETIDAAADEATVGLDDAERARIEKSVTVVNAVYGAPARLKTLAADLVQHWEDRRDAVVEMVRPTHSEGAVGGAPGKALVVCATREICARLYEQIVELRPDWHSADITAGKVKVVYSGDATDQPPVADHVRRDGENAMVKNRLKDPDDELEIVIVKDMLLTGFDAPPLHTLYLDRPLRGALLMQTLARVNRTFRGKDAGLLVAYAPIAENLTAALAEYTVRDQAEQPIGKNLDELAETTRALVEALRELVAPTRWRDRLEKARNAKRGYIDAVLHVVNWLRDPQNPGNQVPDDSDEEKLADAFRRRAQALVRAWAAAGRHEALADLHDEARFYEEVRVWMGKLDAEDRQARGEPIPEDVQRLLNQLTATAVDARDVVDVYEAAGLEHPRLDQIDGDFLAKAQASPNPQITIEALRALITSEARALTRGNIVRRQMFSERLAELMLRYTNSNLTSAEVIQALVEMAKDLAAEATRGQRFEPPLDHDELAFFDAVAQNESAVLLQGDDKLAEIARELVGIMRRDVKTDWTVRDDVRAKMRSSIKRLLIKHKYPPDRQPEAIRLVMEQMEALAPRYAA; encoded by the coding sequence ATGCATCCGAGCGAAGCCCAGTGGGAACAGCTCGCCCTCGACCACCTTGCCGAGCCGTTGGGCTGGGCACCGCTCGCCGGCAAGCAGATCGCTCCCGGCGCCACCTCCGACGTCGGGCACCCGGGATACGCGGCGCTGGGCGAGCAGCCGCAGCGCGAGTCGTGGTCGGAGCTCGCGATCCCGTCTCGCCTGCGCTCGGCGCTGCGCCGGCTCAACCCCGACGTGCCGCGCGAGTACCTGGACCAGGCGCTCACCGAGATCCTGACGCCGTCGTCGCAGGACGCCATCACAGAGAACAAGCGCATCCACGACTTCCTCGCCCGCGGGTACCGCATCACGTTCACCGAGGACGGCCGCGAGCAGACGCCCACCGTGCGGCTCGTCTCGTCGCTCGAGCACGAGAACGAGTGGCTCGTCGCCAACCAGGTGACCGTCGTCGACGGCGACGTCGAGCGACGTTTCGACCTCGTGCTCTACCTCAACGGCATGCCTGTCGCGATCGTCGAGCTCAAGAACGCCGGGAGCGCGCACGCGGACGTCGCCGCGGCGCACGCTCAGCTCACGACCTACGTCCGCGAGCTGCCGATGGCTTTCCGGTTCTGCGTGCTGACCGTCATCAGTGACGGGGTGATCGCGAAGTACGGGACGCCGTTCACGCCGCTGAACCACTACGCACCGTGGAACGTGGACGACGAGGGGCGTGTCGTCGGACCGGACGGCCGGCCGGAGGGTGAGCGGCACCTGCACCTGGTCGACGAGGACGGTCTCGCCGGTGAGGTCGAGCCGCTGACGCCGCTCGAGGTCACGCTGAACGGGCTCTTCAACCCCGAGCGGTTCGGGCAGCTTCTGCGCGGGTTCGTCGCGTTCGACGCCGACGAGGACGGGTTGCACAAGCGCATCGCCAAGCCGCACCAGTACTTCGCAGTGACCAAGGCCGTCGGGGCGACGGTCAACGCCGTCGAAGGGGACGGGCGGGCCGGCGTCGTCTGGCACACGCAGGGCTCCGGCAAGTCCATGGAGATGGAGCTCTACGCGGCGGCGATCGCGCGCCATCCCAAGCTGCTCAACCCGACGATCGTCGTCATCACCGACCGCACGGACCTCGACGACCAGCTCTACGAGACGTTCCGGCGCTCACAGCTGCTGACCGAGGAGCCGAAGCAGGTGATGCGTCGCGCCGAGCTGCGGGACGAGCTCGCCAACCGGACCACCGGGGGCATCTACTTCACCACGCTGCAGAAGTTCGGCCTGACGGCCGAGGAGAAGCGGGCCGGGCGCAAGCACCCCGTGCTGTCCGAGCGGCGCAACGTCGTGCTCATCGTCGACGAGGCGCACCGCAGCCACTACGACAACCTCGACGGCTACGCGTGGCACCTGAAGAACGCGTTGCCCAACGCCACCCTCATCGCGTTCACCGGGACGCCCGTCAAGGGGGAGCGGGACACCGAGGCCGTGTTCGGCGACGTCATCGACGTCTACGACCTGACGCGTGCGGTCGCCGACGGCGCGACCGTGCCCGTGTACTTCGAGTCCCGCCTGGTGAAGGTCGGCTTCCCCGACGACGTCGACCCGGAGACCATCGACGCCGCCGCCGACGAGGCGACCGTCGGTCTGGACGACGCGGAACGGGCGCGCATCGAGAAGTCGGTGACCGTGGTCAACGCCGTCTACGGTGCGCCGGCACGGCTGAAGACTCTGGCCGCCGACCTGGTGCAGCACTGGGAGGACCGGCGTGACGCCGTCGTCGAGATGGTGCGGCCGACGCACTCCGAAGGTGCCGTCGGGGGAGCGCCGGGCAAGGCGCTCGTCGTGTGCGCGACGCGGGAGATCTGCGCCCGGCTGTACGAGCAGATCGTGGAGCTGCGGCCCGACTGGCACTCCGCCGACATCACCGCGGGCAAGGTCAAGGTGGTGTACTCCGGCGACGCGACGGACCAGCCGCCCGTGGCAGACCACGTCCGGCGCGACGGCGAGAACGCCATGGTCAAGAACCGGCTCAAGGACCCCGACGACGAGCTCGAGATCGTCATCGTCAAGGACATGCTCCTCACGGGCTTCGACGCGCCGCCCCTCCATACGCTCTACCTCGACCGGCCCTTGCGCGGCGCGCTGCTCATGCAGACGCTCGCGCGGGTCAACCGCACGTTCCGCGGCAAGGACGCCGGCCTGCTCGTCGCCTACGCACCGATTGCCGAGAACCTCACGGCGGCGCTCGCCGAGTACACCGTGCGGGATCAGGCGGAGCAGCCGATCGGCAAGAACCTCGACGAGCTCGCCGAGACCACCCGGGCGCTCGTCGAGGCGCTGCGCGAGCTCGTCGCGCCGACGCGGTGGCGCGACCGGCTCGAGAAGGCGCGGAACGCCAAGCGGGGATACATCGACGCCGTGCTCCACGTCGTCAACTGGCTTCGCGACCCGCAGAACCCCGGCAACCAGGTTCCCGACGACTCGGACGAGGAGAAGCTCGCGGACGCGTTCCGGCGCCGGGCCCAGGCCCTGGTTCGCGCCTGGGCGGCCGCCGGCCGGCACGAGGCCCTCGCCGACCTCCACGACGAGGCGCGCTTCTACGAAGAGGTTCGCGTCTGGATGGGCAAGCTCGACGCCGAGGACCGCCAGGCGCGCGGTGAGCCGATCCCCGAGGACGTCCAGCGGCTCCTCAACCAGCTCACGGCCACCGCGGTCGACGCGCGCGACGTCGTCGACGTGTACGAGGCGGCGGGCCTGGAGCACCCGCGCCTCGACCAGATCGACGGTGACTTCCTGGCCAAGGCGCAGGCCTCGCCCAACCCGCAGATCACCATCGAGGCGTTGCGCGCTCTGATCACGTCCGAGGCGCGCGCGCTGACCCGCGGCAACATCGTCCGGCGGCAGATGTTCTCCGAGCGGCTCGCCGAGCTCATGCTGCGGTACACGAACTCCAACCTGACCTCGGCGGAGGTCATCCAGGCGCTCGTCGAGATGGCCAAGGACTTGGCTGCAGAGGCGACGCGGGGCCAGCGGTTCGAGCCGCCGCTGGACCACGACGAGCTGGCGTTCTTCGACGCCGTGGCCCAGAACGAGTCAGCCGTGCTGCTCCAGGGCGACGACAAGCTCGCCGAGATCGCGCGCGAGCTCGTCGGGATCATGCGGCGTGACGTCAAGACCGACTGGACCGTTCGCGACGACGTCCGGGCGAAGATGCGCTCGTCGATCAAGCGCCTGCTCATCAAGCACAAGTACCCGCCGGACAGGCAGCCGGAGGCCATCCGGCTCGTGATGGAGCAGATGGAGGCGCTGGCGCCGCGGTACGCCGCATGA
- a CDS encoding Fic family protein, with the protein MPARIADATVTLDSTTMALVAEASAEIARLDGEFLGMATSFASLLLRTEAASSSQIENLTSSPKSIALAELGRRGRANADEIVANVSAMTEALQLADRLDSDAILAMHRVLMREHMPQVAGRWREQPVWIGGSARSPHGADYVAPRAELVPAAMQDLAGFMARDDVPALAQAAITHAQFENIHPFPDGNGRTGRALLHAQLRHARLVRQTIVPVSAGLLADTGRYFEALARYRAGEVASIVVRVCEAVFPALENSRRLIDDVREARARWDDVIRARRGAAAWGLADLVMTRPVVDSRFVAERLGVTPLNAQRAIDRLVEDGVIVQIGRGTRDRVWQAPEIIQAMEDFAERAHHRVF; encoded by the coding sequence GTGCCGGCACGCATCGCGGACGCCACCGTGACGCTGGACAGCACGACCATGGCACTCGTGGCCGAGGCCAGCGCCGAGATCGCACGGCTCGATGGCGAATTCCTCGGGATGGCGACGTCGTTCGCGTCGCTCCTGCTCCGCACCGAGGCAGCGAGCTCGTCACAGATCGAGAATCTGACCTCCTCCCCGAAGTCGATCGCACTCGCCGAGCTCGGTCGTCGAGGCCGGGCGAACGCGGACGAGATCGTGGCCAACGTGTCGGCGATGACCGAAGCACTCCAGCTCGCGGATCGTCTGGACTCCGACGCCATCCTGGCGATGCACCGAGTCTTGATGCGGGAACACATGCCGCAGGTGGCGGGAAGGTGGCGAGAGCAGCCGGTGTGGATCGGCGGCTCGGCCCGCAGCCCTCACGGCGCCGACTACGTGGCACCCCGTGCCGAGCTGGTCCCGGCAGCCATGCAGGACCTCGCCGGCTTCATGGCTCGCGACGACGTCCCGGCTCTGGCGCAGGCGGCGATCACCCATGCACAGTTCGAGAACATCCACCCCTTTCCTGACGGCAACGGTCGAACAGGGCGCGCACTCCTTCACGCGCAACTACGCCATGCGAGGCTCGTCCGACAGACGATCGTCCCCGTCTCTGCGGGGCTTCTGGCGGACACCGGCAGGTATTTCGAGGCGCTCGCGCGATATCGCGCGGGCGAGGTGGCGTCGATCGTCGTGCGGGTGTGCGAAGCGGTGTTCCCTGCGCTCGAGAACTCCCGGCGCCTGATCGATGACGTGCGCGAGGCCCGCGCTCGCTGGGACGACGTGATCCGGGCTCGACGCGGCGCGGCAGCGTGGGGACTGGCGGACCTCGTGATGACCCGACCCGTCGTCGACTCGCGGTTCGTCGCAGAGCGACTCGGGGTGACCCCGCTGAACGCGCAACGTGCCATCGATCGGCTCGTCGAGGACGGTGTGATCGTCCAGATCGGTCGGGGGACGCGTGACCGGGTCTGGCAAGCCCCCGAGATCATCCAGGCGATGGAGGACTTTGCAGAGCGCGCCCACCACCGGGTCTTCTGA
- a CDS encoding glycosyltransferase, whose amino-acid sequence MRVLFATTAGLGHFRPQVPLARAVRDAGHEVRVAAPASFARHVTDAGLEHAPFDDADPEALGRVFGSLPGLAPEEANHRVVTQVFGRLDPQAALPRLAALVETWRPDVIVREPGEVASLAAAEAAGVLHVVSGIGLGRLHAWMIEGLAEPLQDLAARAGIPDRDLAAAARDEQVFTTLPASFDEPGPALPHDPVRYRAEPDGATAPPLPAWGDPDAPLVYVTFGSVAAGQPTFEPMYPLVLDALADLDARVLLTTGTHGDPDALRPWPANARVERWWPQEALMPAGGEPAATAMVGHGGFGTTTTALATGVPQVVVPLFASDQWLNARRVADVGAGLAVEAGPELVERLPGAVRSVLDDGTYRAPARRLADEMAALPPAAATVERVLTAGSTARTRPS is encoded by the coding sequence ATGCGCGTGCTGTTCGCGACGACCGCGGGCCTGGGGCACTTCCGGCCGCAGGTGCCGCTCGCCCGCGCGGTGCGCGACGCCGGTCACGAGGTCCGCGTCGCGGCCCCGGCGTCGTTCGCCCGCCACGTGACCGACGCGGGCCTCGAGCACGCCCCGTTCGACGACGCCGACCCGGAGGCGCTCGGCCGCGTCTTCGGCTCGCTGCCGGGCCTGGCGCCCGAGGAGGCGAACCACCGCGTCGTCACGCAGGTCTTCGGCCGGCTGGACCCCCAGGCGGCGCTGCCTCGGCTCGCCGCGCTCGTCGAGACCTGGCGCCCCGACGTGATCGTGCGCGAGCCGGGCGAGGTCGCCTCGCTCGCCGCGGCGGAGGCCGCCGGCGTGCTCCACGTGGTCTCGGGTATCGGGCTCGGCCGCCTTCACGCCTGGATGATCGAGGGCCTGGCCGAGCCGCTGCAGGACCTCGCGGCGCGCGCCGGCATCCCGGACCGGGACCTCGCCGCCGCCGCCCGCGACGAGCAGGTGTTCACCACGCTGCCGGCCTCGTTCGACGAGCCGGGTCCCGCGCTCCCGCACGATCCCGTCCGGTACCGCGCCGAGCCCGACGGCGCCACGGCGCCGCCGCTGCCGGCGTGGGGCGACCCGGACGCGCCGCTCGTCTACGTCACGTTCGGCTCGGTCGCCGCCGGCCAGCCCACGTTCGAGCCGATGTACCCGCTCGTCCTCGACGCGCTCGCGGACCTCGACGCGCGCGTCCTGCTCACCACGGGCACGCACGGCGACCCCGACGCGCTGCGGCCGTGGCCCGCCAACGCCCGCGTCGAGCGGTGGTGGCCGCAGGAGGCCCTCATGCCCGCGGGAGGCGAGCCTGCCGCCACGGCCATGGTGGGGCACGGCGGCTTCGGCACGACCACGACGGCGCTCGCAACCGGCGTCCCGCAGGTGGTCGTGCCGCTCTTCGCGTCGGACCAGTGGCTCAACGCCCGCCGGGTCGCCGACGTCGGGGCCGGCCTCGCGGTCGAGGCCGGCCCCGAGCTGGTCGAGCGGCTGCCCGGTGCGGTGCGGTCCGTGCTCGACGACGGCACCTACCGCGCCCCGGCGCGGCGGCTCGCGGACGAGATGGCCGCCCTGCCGCCGGCGGCCGCGACCGTCGAGCGGGTGCTCACTGCCGGAAGTACCGCGCGTACGCGCCCGTCGTGA
- a CDS encoding DinB family protein, with protein MATTLRTLLADQIDFYWQVHLWPRLQGLTDAEYLWEPVEGAWSLRTGDDGVVRIEATVPEPTVPPVTTIAWRMAHLGRDVWAKRARAYFGPTSAPDDADMFDDRHWPEPLPLTAAGGLALLEQGYTLWRDALAGLDDDALLRPLGPRGGPFADDSMAALVAHLNREAMAHGAEMCLLRDLYRAQEERRDPVVAAALGGRAPDLERTLVLDGGVHDLPERHPGLLVELAGIHRWRELRALVEHGFPAGAADTEGTTALHYAAAAGELDVVRLLVERGADAGAVERRLGATPAAWAERFGRSDVVVYLTQRTG; from the coding sequence ATGGCGACGACGCTGCGCACCCTCCTGGCCGACCAGATCGACTTCTACTGGCAGGTCCACCTGTGGCCCCGGCTGCAGGGCCTGACCGACGCCGAGTACCTCTGGGAGCCGGTCGAGGGCGCGTGGAGCCTGCGCACCGGAGACGACGGCGTCGTGCGCATCGAGGCTACGGTGCCCGAGCCCACGGTGCCGCCCGTGACGACCATCGCGTGGCGCATGGCGCACCTCGGCCGCGACGTGTGGGCCAAGCGGGCGCGCGCGTACTTCGGCCCGACGTCGGCGCCCGACGACGCCGACATGTTCGACGACCGCCACTGGCCCGAGCCGCTGCCCCTGACCGCGGCCGGCGGGCTCGCGCTCCTCGAGCAGGGCTACACCCTGTGGCGCGACGCGCTCGCCGGGCTCGACGACGACGCGCTGCTGCGCCCGCTCGGTCCGCGCGGCGGGCCGTTCGCCGACGACTCGATGGCCGCGCTCGTCGCGCACCTCAACCGCGAGGCCATGGCCCACGGCGCCGAGATGTGCCTGCTGCGGGACCTGTACCGGGCGCAGGAGGAGCGCCGCGACCCCGTGGTCGCCGCCGCGCTGGGCGGGAGGGCACCCGACCTCGAGCGCACCCTCGTGCTCGACGGCGGCGTGCACGACCTGCCCGAGCGGCACCCCGGGCTCCTCGTCGAGCTGGCGGGCATCCACCGCTGGCGCGAGCTGCGCGCTCTCGTCGAGCACGGCTTCCCGGCCGGCGCCGCCGACACCGAGGGCACCACCGCGCTGCACTACGCCGCGGCGGCGGGCGAGCTCGACGTCGTGCGGCTCCTCGTGGAGCGAGGCGCCGACGCCGGTGCCGTCGAGCGCCGGTTAGGCGCCACGCCCGCCGCGTGGGCCGAGCGGTTCGGCCGGTCCGACGTCGTCGTCTACCTCACCCAGCGCACCGGCTGA